The nucleotide window ATTTATAATCTTTTTTAAAGTTAATTACTGAAAGAATTTTTAGACTTTTCTATCCAAAAAGTGGTACTTTTCATCTTTGTAAATAGCAAAAATGTGGTGAAGTCCATTGCTGATAATGATCTGTTCCGCACCAATCAAACTGTTGTATCGGGCAATTTGCTCAAAATGAATTTGTTTCAAAGGAATGTTTGGCGCCTTGCATTCGATCAGTATTTTCGGTTTCGTTTTTTCTGTGACTAGAAGGTCGATTCGCTTGGTTGTACCGTTTAGTTCCAGCTTTTTTTCTAGAATTAATGATGACAAGTTTTTCTTTTTTATAAATCTGAAATAATGCAGCCAGTGCTGCCTTACCCACTCTTCAGGCGTCAGTACGAGCCAGATTTTCCTTACTAAATCATAGATAAAAAATGTATCTTTGTCTTGTTTGATCTGCAGATCAAAGTCATTTTCAAAGTTAAGTTTCGGAACCTGCATACGTTAAGATGAAAGAAATAGATATTATCCTCAAAAATATTAAAAATAAAGAACTATTACCGGTTTATTTTCTTCACGGCGACGAGTCCTTCTATATCGATCTCGCTGTCAAGCATTTTGAGCAGGATGTTTTGGAGGAAGATGAGAAGGCTTTCAACCAAACGGTTGCTTACGGAAGAGACACCAATTATCTGGAAATTCTGTCATTGGCAAGACAATATCCAATGATGGGCGACAAACAGCTCATCATCGTGAAGGAAGCACAAGATATGAAACTGAATGACGACGAATCCAAAGCCTTGGAAACTTATCTGGAAAATCCCGTTCCGTCAACAATCTTGATTTTTGCTCACAAGCTTAAGAAATTAGATGCGAGGAAAAAAGTCACGAAAACATTAGCCAAATCCGGAATGCTTTTCACGAGTGAGAAGATGAAAGATTACCAACTTCCAACTTGGATCCAAGGCGAAATGAGTGTGATGGGAATCAAATCTGCGCCGAACATCAGCCACCTTTTGGCGGAATATCTCGGGAACGACCTTTCCAGAATTGCGAATGAACTCAACAAACTGAAAATCGTTTTGAAAGACGGCGCGGTTCTCGATGGAAAAATCATCGAGGAACATATTGGGATCAGCAAGGATTTCAACATTTTCGAACTTCAAAAAGCGTTGGCTACGAAAGATCAGGCGAAGGCTTTCAGCATTGCTTATTATATGGGCAAAAACAAAAAATCGAATCCTGTTCAAATGGCTTTCGGCGCGTTGTACAATTTCTTTTCGAATATCGTCATTTATCATACTTTGACGGGTCAATCTCCGCAGAACATTGCTTCTCAAATGGGCGTGAATCCTTATGCAATCAAAGATTACTCGGAAGCGGCGCGGTTCTATCCATTGAAGCACGCGACAAGAGTGATTTCCATTCTTCGCGAAATGGATTTGAAATCCAAAGGTGTTGGCGTGAGACAAATGGAAGATGACGAGATTTATAAAGAGCTCGTTTACAAAATCATCAAAGTGGATGAGTTGAAGGTGAAGGTTTAAAGTCATTAATAAAAACAAAATACACAAATGAAAGAAGAATTAATTGGTAACATCAAGCTGTTCGCAAAGATCAGCGGAAAAGCTTCCTTAGCTTGGATTAAAGTTGCGTTGATAGGCGCAGTCATTATGATTGTGAATATTATTATTGCAGTCATTTTATTTGGTGATAATTCCGGTGGCGGATTTCCTGCGGCTGCTCACGGTGGAATTTTGGGTGCAATTGTCGGGTTTTTTGTACTTTTTACGGTCGAGTTTTGGACGGCGTTGCTTATAACTGTCGGGATTTTGGCACCTGTTCTTTTTATTATTTTAGCCAATAAAAATGCGATTGCTTCTGCTGTTTATAATGTTTGGAAATATAAGATTGCAGATTTCATAGAACCTAAAATTGATTTTTACATCGACAAGATTCTCCAGAAACAGCCTGGATTTTTGAAGAACATCACAGAATGGAGCGTTGTGAAAGTAAAGTTGCTGGACACTATCAATAATGATTCGCAGACACCAAAATTGCAGAAGAGAATCATCAAGTTCGTTCTCAAAAAAATCAAAATGGACGATGTTGATTTTAAAAATCCTGACACCAATTTGAGCAGTATTTTGTCTCTCAAAATCAGACAATTCATAGAAGGTTTTGCAGAGCCGGATTTAAAACTGGTTTGGATCCTTGTTGGGATTGATATTGTGCTGATTATTTTGGCTTTTGTTTTCAATCATCAGTAAATAAATATTATTCATCATTCGTATCTCTCAAATCGACAGTTTAGATAGGTTATGAATAATTAATTCCCGAAATTTGTGTTCGCTTTTTTCGCGTAAAGATTTATATTTGAAAACTTAAAAACGAGGAAAAAATCGATTCATAAATTAGTCTTAAGAATAAAATAATTTAATTATAAAAATGGAAAACAATATCTTAGATTGTGTGATTGTAGGATCTGGACCAGCTGGTTTTACAGCAGCGATCTATGCTGCCAGAGCAAGTCTGAAACCGGAATTATTCACAGGACTGGAGCCAGGAGGACAGTTGACGACGACTACAGAAGTAGAGAATTTCCCAGGCTATCCAGATGGAATCACTGGTCCGGAAATGATGTTGCATTTGCAAAAGCAAGCGGAACGTTTCGAAACGAAGGTTCATTACGAGATGATTTCCAAAGTGGAATTTTCCAAAGTAAGAGGGGGCGTCCACAAATTGAGTACAGGTTCTCGTGAGATTCTTGCCAAAAGTGTGATAATCTCCACTGGAGCTGCTGCAAAATATCTTGGCTTGGAAGATGAGAAAAAATATTCTGGCGGCGGTGTTTCTGCGTGTGCGACTTGCGATGGATTTTTCTACAGAGGAAAAGATGTTGTAGTGGTTGGCGCTGGAGATACGGCGGCGGAAGAAGCAACTTATCTATCAAAAATCTGTAACAAAGTTACCTTGTTGGTTAGAAAAGACCACTTCCGAGCTTCCAAAGTTATGGTAGATAGAGTCCTAAGCACAGCAAACATCGAAGTGAAATACAACCACGAACTCATCGGAATCGAAGGGGAAAACTTCTTGGTAGAAAGAGCGAAAGTCGTGAATAATTTGACTGACGAAGTTTCTACAATCGATGTTCACGGGATTTTCATCGCGATTGGTCATAAGCCAAATACAGGAATCTTCAAAGGACAAATCGACTTGGACGAAAACGAATATATCATCACCGAAGGCAAATCTGCAAGAACCAATCTTCCAGGTGTTTTCGCAGCAGGCGATGTTCAAGATCACCATTACAGACAGGCGATCACAGCGGCAGGAAGCGGTTGTATGGCAGCAATGGATGCAGAGAAGTATCTTGGTGAATTAGCTGGTGAAAACCATACTTGGGTAGAGCAGGATTAATTCATAGCACATATCATAAAATCAAAATACACCGAGAGATCCTCGGTGTATTTCTTTAGAAAAGAACTATTACAAAAAACTAATATATATAAATTGTGTTTTAATCTTTTTAATCCTCGCTGAAAGCTAGTTTTGCTTTGCTTCTAGAATGGCTTGTTGTTCTTTTTTCTTCCTTATTGTGAATTTTATAATACAGGAAAGCGATCAAAGTTGGCTTGTGAAAAATTCTGTAATATCTGTATTCTGTATGGAAATGTCGAAGATTGATCTTATAAAAATCATAACCAATGACAACTAATAGACAGACGCTGATCACGTAGAATACACGAAATTCCAGACTGTAATAAGTTAATCCTGAGAATATTGCTCCCAAAACGTACGCCGCCATAATGCTCATTAGTAATTTGGCTCTGGCAATTAATTCAGGATTCTTTCTGAATTTTTTCTGTGTGAACATAGACGCCAAGATTCCCAAATCGGTAGTCGTACCAGTAAGGTGAGTGGTCTTCACGGAGAAGTTTGAGATACTGGCTGTCAAACCATTTTGAAGACCTGTTGCGAACAACATCAATGCAACCAAAGCCTCTGTCTCTCCTAAAGTCTTTTCGTAAAAAAACTGACCGTAGACTCCAACTGCTAAAAGACACAATATCTCCAGAAAAATAGGAAATGAGTGCGCAAAATATTTGCTTTTTTTATTAAGATTGATGACACTCATATTGGCTACAAATCCTCCAAAGAAGAACAGGAAAATCCATCCACCTACAACTGCAACCTGAGACCAGTTTCCCTGGCTAATTTCTGCCGCAAAGATGGCGTAGTGACCTGTGACATTGGATGTAAAAGAGAGAAATATCAATAGAGATGCTATGTTTATAGTCCCCGCCGTAAAGGCAGTCAGCGTCCCCAGTCTGATGTTGTCTCCCAACGTTCTGCTGTTACTATAATTTCTTAACATTTTACTTTATTTTTAATAATTAAATTCTGAAAATTCATTTTCCTACAAGAAGACTTCTGCCAATCTACCTTTCTCCGGAACAAATCCTGACGTTGCTGTTACCACTTCGTGCGCCTCTACGTGTTTATTTTTCTTCAGATAAGTTGTAATTTCAAATTGGTTTTTACCAAGGTTTTTACTTTTTGAAGTAGAGAAGTAGGCTTCATCTATATTTGCCGCCTCAATGTAGTTGTTGAAGGTTCTCTGAAAACTTCCGGTGAAGATGTCACAAGTGATTTTGTTGATGAGGTTGGGATATTTGTTGTTGATAATGCTGTAGGCATCACAAAATTCCTTAGATCTTATTTTAGTTAGGATAGTACCTTTGGTTGTGAACAGTAGATCTCGGATAGAATCACCCATATCGTAACCGGCAACGAAAAGAATATTATATTTGTTCTCATCGTGTTGTTCATTTTTCTTTTTCAACACTTTTTTCAAGATGTCCAAAGATTCCAATGAAAAGTCTGTCGCTATTAAAATGGTTTTGGTCATAACTTTATAATTTTGTGAGTTGTCATTTTTTGATACTACAAAACTATACCCACCAAATTAGAAAGTCTTTGGAACCAAATTAAAATGTAATTAGAGAGATTAAAATGAGATTAGAATTTCATCCCGAATGCTAAAACGAATTATTTGGGCAGCTATTCCGCCCTCCGTTCCCGCTATTTTTTGCAAGAAAATTTCAGTTTCAAAGGAATGCAATACTTCGCAAAAAATGAGCTCCACTCAGGTCGGGCTGCAAATTCCACACAAAATTTAGATTGTCATTGTTATTCAGATTTTCCCTTTGTATAACTCTGATTAAGAGTTTGCTATGAACTTTTTAAACAGATATTAATAAGTCACAAAGATTGGAAAACTGATTTGCACGGTTGTGCCAACATTTTGTTTAGAATTAATGATCAATTCACCATTATGGATTCGGATAATATTTCTTGCCAGCGGTAATCCAATCCCGTAGCCTTCATAGTTTTTTGTATTAGAAGCTCTGAAAAAGGGATCATAAATCTTATCGAATTCAGAATCAGGAATCCCGATTCCATTGTCTTTTACAATGATGTAAACGTGCGTGTCCGTGGCACCAAGTGAAACTTTAACTTGTTGAAAATTAGAATATTTACAAGCGTTATTAATAATATTAGCCATAGCAAGATGCAGTAGCTGCTCGTTTCCTTGCACTTTCAGTTTTTTTGGATTATCCGGCAGCATACTGATGTCCATAAAGACATTGTTGTCAGAATTTATTCTAGTCGCCGTTTCTATTACGTCCCAAAGCAATTGATCCATCCGCACTTTATCCATTTTTTGGATCTTCCCATCAAATCCAGTTTGGGCAATCATCAGCAATGCTTTGATTTTTTTATCCAGTTTTTCAGCCTCTTCCAGGATTATCTGAAGTGTTTCCTGGTAATGTTCTTCTGTCCTTTTCATAGAAAGCGCAACATCGGCCTCACCCATAATGGAGGTCAATGGCGTTCGTAATTCGTGGGAAACATTTCCTATCAAATGGTTTTGTGTTTCGAAAGAAGTTTCGATTCTATTTAGCATTCCGTTGAAGGTGTCGACTAACTCATTTAGTTCCGTGTTTCCTGGCTGAGGTTCCAAGCGGAGATGCAGGTTTTCTGAACTTATTTCTTTTACCTTATTCGTGATTTTCAGAATTGGTTTGAATAAGGTTTTAGAGAGATAAAAAGAAAAAATCATAGAAAAGAAAAGAGCCAGAATCATACAAGTGATCAGCGTTCTCTTCAAATATCCCAGATAGTAAACAACATAATGGTTTTTCGCAGAAGCAATCGCAATGTAATCCTTGTTGTGAGAGCGGAAACTCTGTCCAATGTAGTAGAGCTCTTTGTCATTATAGTTGGCTTCTCCTTTTTTTACAATGCTTTTGAAAAATGTATCCGGAATATGAATCTGATGAGAAATCTTTTTGTAGTTGGAATCTTTTGGGATTTCAAAAACGTAATCTTTTTCCATAGGCAATTCCTCTTCCCTGGTCAGATTTGTAATGATTTGATTGGTAGAATTATCAATGTGAGGTTTGCTCTTCTCGATCTGAACGATTGTAGTTGCGCGGATCTTCAGTAATTCATAAAACCTCTGATGAGAAAAATTAACAATAGAAAAATAAACCAACCCACTGAAAAGCAGTATGACTACTGTGAAAACAAGCATCAGAAGAAGCATTGTCTTGGTTTGATTGGTAGAGATTCTTTTCAGCATAATTTTTAAGGTTTTTTCAGAACATAACCCATTCCTATCACAGTATGGATAATCTTACTATCATCCTGGTTGTCTAGTTTTTTTCTCAGATAATTCACATAAACATCCACTACATTGGTCCCTAACTCGTAATTCACACCCCAAACTGCTTCCAGTATTTCGGCTCTCGAAATTACTTTTTCAGGATTGTTTAGAAAGTAGAGTAGTAGCTTGTATTCTGTTGATGTCAGTGAAATTTCGGTTCCACTTCGGGACACTTTTTTAGTATAATCGTTGACAGTCAAATCCTCGAATTGATAGATGTTTTCGTCATTCTCCACTTCATTAGAATCTGCTCCGTTGCTGTGTCCGCTGCGTCTTAGCAGTGACTTGATTCTCGCAACCAGCTCAATAAATTTAAAAGGTTTTACAAGATAATCATCACCACCACTTTCCAAGCCCATCACAATGTTTTCGGACGAATCCAGAGCGGTCAGGAACAATATAGGAACCGTTTTATTTTTCTTTCTGATTTCTTTACAGACTTCCAGACCGTTGATGTCTGGCAGCATAATGTCGAGGATGATCATATCAAAATCATTACTATCTACCATTTTGATTCCTGTACCTCCGTCAAGTGCTACAGAAATTTCGTAATCCAATTCCTGAAGACCCTTCTTAATAAAGGAAACAACGCTTGATTCATCTTCGATCAGAATAATTTTTTTCATAAAGTTTGGATTCACAATGATAGTGGGATTTCAAAAATAACAATTTAAAATTGAAATTAAAACAACAAAAATTTGGAAAGTCTTAATTCTTGGACATAAAAAAACCTTTAAATGCTATGATTTAAAGGTTTTGGGTTTTTGACTCCTTTGCGGAGAGAGAGGGATTCGAACCCCCGGACCTGTTACAGTCAATAGTTTTCAAGACTATCGCAATCGACCACTCTGCCATCTCTCCTTACTTGCTACGATCTCTCGTTTTCAGTGGTGCAAATATAAAACGCTTTTGCTTTATGACCAAATTATTTTTGAGAAAAAGTTTTAATGCTTTCGTTATCAAAGAGAAAAATTAATTCTTCATCAATTGGAAGCCTAGGGAAACCACCAATATTCCCACAATCAGACTTACTAAACTGTATAAAATTAGAATATTGTAATTGCCATTTTGCCATAGCGAGAAGTTTTCTGCAGAAAAGGTTGAAAAAGTTGTGTAACCTCCGCAGACTCCTGTGATCAGAAGATATTTGAAAGAATTGTCAACTTTCAAAAAATAGGCTGATAGAATACCAATCAAAAAGCAACCGGAAATATTTACAACAAAAGTTCCCATCGGAAAAGCGTTGATATTCCATAATTTCTGAGTGTAATTCGAAATTAAAAATCTCATCACGCTGCCAAAACCGCCTCCCAAGAAAATGTAAACTAGATTTCTCATCTAGCAAATTTATGAAAATGGTTAATTAAAGTATTTGTTTTCTTTAATGATTCGTAGATTTCAGTGGAGTACTTTTAAAACTTCAGCATTTCATCTGCAAAAATTTTCCATTGTGTTTTTGACATTCCGAACATTCCGCCAATTGCAATTGCTATATTTCTGACTTTACCTGCCAAATTGGTATTTAAATTTGGCGTTTCGTTTCTACCGTAGATTCCGATTTTTATATATTTCGCTCCTTTCGAAATTTTAAAATTAGAAGTCGAATCCTCGGAATAAAAATGAGCAATGTGGCTATTGTCTTCCTGGTTTGGAATTGTGGTGGGTTTGCAAACAATAATCAGATTTTCGATTTCTCCTTTGATGAGGTGTTGATCACTTATTTCTCTGATTTTTACCCATTCATAGCCTTTTGATTCTGGATTTCCGGGTCCGGGAATATCAATTCTGATCAGATCACTTTCTATAGGCAAGCGATCAATATGTTTTCCTGATGAGTCGAAAAGTTTGAATTCTGCAGATTTTTCGCTGCAATAGTTTTTCCACTGGTTGATATCTAAAAATCTCTTTTTTAATTCTTCAAAGCCAGCGTTTGTATATTCTGAATCATTAAAAAGTTTCCTGCTCTCTGAATCGTGAAAACTGCCATTTTTTTGTTCAGGAATTCCGGGTATTAGTTTTGGTTTCATTTTTATTTGAGTTTTGAATGAGATTCTTGATACAAAAAAAATTCCGGATGATCCGGAATTTATCTGATTTTATTTTGCTTTGGAATTAAGATTTGTGTCTGCAATGCTGGTGAGCAATTCGTCACAGCCTTTTTCTTCTTCCAATGTTTCCAGTAGATTTTTAAGACATTTTTTTTCCTTAAGAACTTTTGCAAAGGCAGCTAACGTGCCATAAGTAGCGATTTCGTAATGTTCCACTTTTTGTGAAGCAGCAATGATTCCTGCATCTCTCACGCTTCCTGGCTCTGTTTCCTCAATGATGCTTGTCCCTTCGTCCAAAAGACCTTGCATAGCATCACATTTTTTTGCGACAGCTTTTTTTCCCAATGATGCAAAACAGTCCTCTAATCGTTTAACCTGACTTTTGGTCTGCTCAAGGTGTGAATTGATCGCATCTTTTAGTTTTGCGTCGGTTGCATTTTTATACATTTTTGGTAACGCCTTAACAAGGGCTTTTTCTGCCCAATAGATATCTTTCAGACTATCTTCAAAAAGATCTTCTAATTTTTTAGCTGCATCCTTTTTAGCTGCATCCTTTTTAGCGGGTGTTTTTCTAGTTGATGTTTTAGTAATTGGACTCTTTGCTGCAGTTTTCTTTTTTGCTGTACTTTTTGTATCAGCTTTAGTTTTGGTGGCCATAATATATTATTTTGATTTGTGACATCATATTCACAACTTGTATGCCAATGTTTTTTATAATAAATATTTGATTTTTAATTAATTGTGTTTGTTTTTTGGTTTGATTTTTGAAATGTCAGACCGCTAATTCATTTGGATTTTATTACTGTTGCTTGTAATCTAATTTTTAAGGCAATTAATACGATTGAATTATCAAGCTAATGTGTTAATTATGTATCAAAATAATCCCGTTAAAATAATTTTCACAACTCTAGTTTTTAAAGCTAACTTTGAAAAACACAAATCGTAATTTGTTGATTTTCAGATTTAAAACACAAATGATGAAATTATATATAAAAAACATGGTAAGTCTCCGTTGCAAGATGGTTGTCCATCAAGAATTGGAAAAATTAAAAATTCTGAATGCCGTAGTAGATCTTGGACTGGTAGAGACTGAAGGTGATATAAGTTTTGAACAGCGGGATAGCCTTAGAATCAATTTATCCAAATCTGGACTAGAGCTAATGGATGATAAGAAAAGTATTCTCATTGAAAAAATAAAAACTGTAGTTGTGGAGTTGATTCATCATTTTGATGAGTTTCCCAAGGAAAATTTTTCAGACCACATCAGTAGAAAATTAGGCTATGATTATACTTATCTTGCTAATACATTTTCTGAAGTCAAAGGCATTACACTCCAACAGTTTATCATCATCAATAAAATTGAAAAGATAAAAGAATTGCTTTTGTATGACGAGCTCAATCTTACAGAGATTTCTTATAAGCTTAATTACAGTAGTGTGGCACATCTGTCCAACCAATTCAAAAAGGTCACTGGATATTCACCTTCTTATTATAAACGATATAATCAAAAACGCCAGGATAATCTGGAAGATTTATAGAAAAGTGTGATATGTGTAATTATATTTAAGAATAATGTAATAATATTAGAATTTATTTAACCGAAATTTGTCTTTGTAATAATCCATTCAACAATAGCTAAACACTAATAAAGAAAAACACTAAATGATGAATTAGTAACCAAAACTCAGTTATCTTTAGATCACTGAATTAAAATTGGAGAAAAGAGAATATCTTTTCAACAGTTTTAATATAGAGAACAGCAGCTTCGGCTTCCTGTTCTTTTACTTTTTGCATCATTTGCTTGCAATATCAATAGAAATCTCAACATAAGATGATCAAAGTAGTATGAACCAATTAATTATCTTACCTTTGTTTTATTATTTATAATTGTGAAGCTGCTGGATTATTTTATTGATTCAATCGCCATTCGCCTCACTTTAAAATTTTTGCTGTAATTAATGGCTTACGGCACTTTATCTCTCACACTATATGAATGCACTAGCATTGGATTTACCTACAGATTCTTACTCAGAATTTCTGGAACGTTTCAAAACTTCTATCTCATCACTTTTTCAAAAAGAAAATATTGACCAGCTCAGCCTTTCGCGAGGTTTGCCGCCCAATGTTTGGAAAGAGATCTTCAATTTGAAACCGTTATCTGTTGCTATTCCCAAAGAATTCGGTGGGAGAGGTGTGAAGGTGAAGGAGTGTCTTGGGATTTTGTCTGCTGCCTCATACGAGTCTTTGCCTTTGTCATTGACATTCGGGATCAATATTGCACTTTTCCTGGAGCCTTTGGCCAAATATGGGAATGAGATCATCAAAGGTGATATCTTCAAACATTTCTTAGATTATGGCGCAATGGGTGGATTGATGATCACAGAGCCAGATTACGGAAGTGATGCTTTGAGTATGAGAACTCAAAATCAATTGATCGATAACGAATATCACGTAAAAGGAACAAAACACTGGCAAGGTCTTACAGGATTGGCCAATTACTGGTTGATCACTTCCAGAAACGCCAATGCAGAAGGCAATCTGGGAAGAGATGTAGATTTCTTTATCGCAGACACGCACAAGCCAAATCAAAATATCGAGGTTCTAGAATATTATGACAATGCGGGATTGTATATGATTCCTTACGGTCTTAATAAAGTAGATGTCAAACTTCCTCAGGAAAATAAATTGATCCCAGAATCTACTGGATTAAAATTGATGCTGGACGTTCTTCACAGAAGCAGGTTCCAGTTTCCAGGAATGGGAATGGGATTCCTGAAAAGAATGATGGATGAGGCGACAACGCATTGCAAAGAAAGAATCGTTGGAACTTCCAATCTTTTCGCTTTGGACCAAGTTCAGTTTCAATTGGCAAAAATGCAGTCTTATTTCACGCTTTGTTCAGCAATGTGTGCGAAAAGTTGCAAAGTGAGCGGAATTGAAAATGATGTTTCAGGAAGCGGTGTTCACGCGAACAGTATGAAAGCTTTGGTGACGGATATGATGCAGGATTCTGCACAGATGTTGGTCCAGCTTTCTGGCGGGAAAGGTTACAGATTGAGCCACATTGGTGGACGCGGCATTATGGACAGCCGTCCGTTCCAGATCTTCGAAGGTTCCAACGAAATGCTTTATACGCAGATCTCAGAAGGCATCTTGAAAGATATGAAGAAGAAGAAAACCGATAACTTGGGAGATTATCTTGCCATCAATGAGTTGACAGCCAATGCTTCAAAACTTTATACAAAAGAATTTGATTTTACAATTGGAAGTCCAATCTCTCAAAGAAAAATGATCGATCTTGGTAAAATTATCGCAAGAGTAGTAACAGTCAATGACCTTTTGGAATTGAACAACGAAGGTTTCAGCCAGCAATTGACAGATAACTCTATCGAAATGGTGAGACAGGAAATCGTAATGCTTCTAGCTTCATTGCAACATCACAAAGACATCAGCGCATTATGCGAAATTGGTGATAATAGTGATTGGATGAAGTTCGCTTAATCAATCCATTACAAAATATAAAGACCTCAAATCATCCTTGTTTTGAGGTCTTTTTTTATTAATAAATTTTCAAAAATTTTTAATATTTATATTAATTTATAAATCAATTATTTGAAAACGTGAAAGTTTCATAAATTTGTTGTATATTTGCATTATAATTTATAAAAAGAGGTGTCTGCCTTGCTTTTTCTGTTACAGTTTAGAATCACAATTTTTCTCTCCCCAGTTTTCGCTTACAGTACCAATCTTTAAATTTTAATTTTCGAATTAAAATCTTTTGCCGACCTCGTTTATTAAATTATAAAAAGAATAATGCTCGTGGAAAGGCATTATCATTACCAAAACAAAAATATTAATATAATACTTAAATAATTTATGGCAGATTCTTTCTCCAAAAAAGAAAATTTCAAGAAAAAAATCGCAAAACAAAAAGAAAAGGCTATTCGTCGTGAAGAGCGCAAGTCCAATAATGACAAAGGTAAAGAAGCAGAATTTATGTATGTGGATGCATACGGAAGATTGACTTCTACACCGCCAGAAGAAAGATTGGAAGTAAACTTGGATGATATCCAACTAGGTGCAGCGCCTATCGAAGCCGAAGAAGCTGTGAAGACAGGAATTGTAACGTTCTTTAGCGAGAAAGGTTACGGTTTTATTACAGAGGATGGTAACAAAGAAAACGTTTTCTTCCATAGCAACAATTGTGTGCACTTGGTGAAAAAAGGAAACAAGGTGTCTTTCGAAAAGGAAAGGTCGCCAAAAGGTTACTCCGCTATCAACATTCAACTTATCAAATAGATAATAATAACAACAATTTTTTAATACCATTACAATGCAAGAAGGCACAGTAAAATTTTTCAACGAAACAAAAGGTT belongs to Chryseobacterium sp. KACC 21268 and includes:
- a CDS encoding acyl-CoA/acyl-ACP dehydrogenase; this translates as MNALALDLPTDSYSEFLERFKTSISSLFQKENIDQLSLSRGLPPNVWKEIFNLKPLSVAIPKEFGGRGVKVKECLGILSAASYESLPLSLTFGINIALFLEPLAKYGNEIIKGDIFKHFLDYGAMGGLMITEPDYGSDALSMRTQNQLIDNEYHVKGTKHWQGLTGLANYWLITSRNANAEGNLGRDVDFFIADTHKPNQNIEVLEYYDNAGLYMIPYGLNKVDVKLPQENKLIPESTGLKLMLDVLHRSRFQFPGMGMGFLKRMMDEATTHCKERIVGTSNLFALDQVQFQLAKMQSYFTLCSAMCAKSCKVSGIENDVSGSGVHANSMKALVTDMMQDSAQMLVQLSGGKGYRLSHIGGRGIMDSRPFQIFEGSNEMLYTQISEGILKDMKKKKTDNLGDYLAINELTANASKLYTKEFDFTIGSPISQRKMIDLGKIIARVVTVNDLLELNNEGFSQQLTDNSIEMVRQEIVMLLASLQHHKDISALCEIGDNSDWMKFA
- a CDS encoding cold shock domain-containing protein; its protein translation is MADSFSKKENFKKKIAKQKEKAIRREERKSNNDKGKEAEFMYVDAYGRLTSTPPEERLEVNLDDIQLGAAPIEAEEAVKTGIVTFFSEKGYGFITEDGNKENVFFHSNNCVHLVKKGNKVSFEKERSPKGYSAINIQLIK